In Fervidobacterium thailandense, the genomic stretch TGAGAGTAAAAGAGCCGGAAGCTTCCATGGCGATAGTAAGAGGTTCGTTGAACTTTTTCAAGAAGGTAATGAACTCGGAAAAGCCGTCGGAATTGAAAGGGAAAGACTTTGAGGTGATAAACTTGAACTGTTGGTTGATGACAGCGACATCGAACTTGGTAGTGGAGATATCGACCCCGACGAACAACATGAAACTCAGCTCCTTTCTTCCATACTCCTGTGGATAGATACGAGCTTGGAAGCTCATTACTCAAAAACATGTTAAGAAAGGAAGCTAAAACCCCAAAACAAGCTCGAAGCTTAGGAGGTGCACTAGCTTTAAGTAAATTATCACGATTTGTTTGGTAAGTAACACTAATATCATTTTATACAGGTAGTTGATAAAACCAACAGGAAACACCGAGGTTTGTATGTTTGCTCAAGCTGTGGGATGGTCTTAAACGCAGATGTAAACGGAGCGGTGAACACCCTCAAGGAGGTATCTCCGAGATCCCAAAAGGGGATAGGAGTAGGGGCCTTGGCCAGCCCGGTGCGGTTAAGGTTAGTAAGCTAACATACCGCACGAAGAATCCTCGCACTTTAGTGCGGGGAGTAGGTCAACGAAACTCCAGCTTACAAACCAAAGCTGAGATCAAGGGGAAAGATAGTCCGGTCACTCAGAGCTAAAACAAAGATTTCGACTACTATACCTTTCAAAGCCTTTCAGAACGCGCCCTTGCGCCTAATTTTGCGTCACGCTTCGTACGAAATGGTGAATGTGTATGTTATAATTTTCTTTACCAAGCTTAAGGAGGACAAAAGATGCGTTTTTCGAGGAATGCCACAAAAAAATTTGCCCTTAAAATCCTTTTACTCATTGCAGCGGTTGTTCTTGGTTTTTGGAACGCTGTGCTAACTCTACTTGTAATCTTTATATTCAACATTCCGCTTATCCGAAAGGCCGTCTTTGGGAAACTTCCAACGGATCCAGGCCGCAAAGGTTATGCGCGTTCAGAAACTCACGAATATATCACCGGCCGTTTCATCGATATCTACTACCCAGACTGTTACAGTCACGCAAAAGGTGTAGTCATGTTTGCACACGGAGGAGGGTGGATCTCCGGATACAAACGACAACCAAATAATATGTCCTGGTACCGTTTTCTATTATCTCAGGGATTCATCGTTGCGTCGATCGAATACTCAAGGGGTTACAAGGCTGGAATAGAGCTGCTAATCTCGGAACTCGAAAGTGCGATAAAGTTTCTGAACGGGAAGTTCCAGACGAAAATATCATTGATGGGACTATCCGCCGGTGGGCACCTGGCACTTTTAACAGCGTCAAGAAATTATCAGCTTGTGAAAAACGTTATTTCCTACTATGCTCCATCGGACCTTTTGGACATCTGGGAATCCCCTTCGATTTTCGCGCGTATTGCGGCACTCGCAACCCTTAAACGCCTCCCGTCAAAAGATAAGAACATATACGCAAAATACTCACCTGTAAACAACGTCCACGGCAGTTTCCCTCCCACGTTACTGGTTCACGGTTTGAAAGACGATGTCGTACCTTACATTTCTTCGGTGAAGATGTTCAAGAAGTTGAAGGAACAACGAGTGCACGTAAAATTACTTTTGCATCCGTCCGGTGGTCACGGTTTCGAGTTTGTTCAAAGGGATGGTCGCACGGTTGAAATACTCCAAAAGACGATCGCATTTTTGGAGGAGAAACTATGGTAAGTTTTGACTACACCGGTCAAATCACCGACGTAACCGAAGGCTTCATCTTTAAGGCCAAGAGGTTTAGGGTGAAACTGGTCAAGTTCAGGTCACTGTACAGGGCTCCGGAGCGTGGTACAGAACACGTCGAGTACTACCTCTTTGACCCAAAAGAGGAGCCTGCTGGATTACTGTTTCTCCTACACGGCTTGGGAACAACAAACATACCCTTCATACTGTGGATGGCCACACATCTGGCCAACGCCGGGATTCGGGTAATCGTCCCCATCTTACCGGGAAACTTTACACGGGTTGCCCACGGTTCGGTAAGTGGTAAAGATTTTTTTGATCCAGATCCAACTCGAGCCACGAAGTTCTGGGAACAATCGGTTGTAGATGTTCTTTCGATAATCGACCATTTGAAGATGACCTCTCAATGGCTCGATAACGCTTACATGTTCGGCTTTTGCCTGGGAGGAATGGTCGCGGTAATGATAAACGCCGTGAGAGATGTCTTCAAAAAGACGATCCTGATGACCGTGGGTGGCGAGATGGCCACACTGATGTGGCACTCTCCAACGCTTTCCTTCTTCAGAAGGAGCGTTGAAAAAATAAGAAAATCGGAACGGTTTAAGGAAGATCTTCACGAGGCTTCGGTGATGAAGGAGGTCTACGCAAAACAACTTGGAACCCTCAAAGAACACCACGATGTAAAATCGCTACAGGAAAGCGATATTCATCCCTATCTAAAGCTCGATCCTATTGCTTATGCAAAGTACGTTAACAGAGACAAGATCATTTTTGTCGAAGCGCTTTTTGACCGCGCACTCCCGCGAAGAAGTAGGAGGATGTTGTGGGAGGCATTGGGAAAACCAAAAAGGTATATCATTCCAAGTGGCCATGTTACCTGGCTTCCGCTTCAATTCTTCGTCGCCAAATTCATCCTCAAGGTTATGGGTATAAAAGAACTAAAAAAGCACCTTGAGCTCATGAGGAAAATAGAGATAGAAGAGAAGAAGTGAACTAACGTTTTCACTGTTTTCTCAGAACTGTTCTCGTTGCAACGATATCCGCACCAGTGCCGAGTATATCCTTAACCAGGACATCTCCCATGGAGACCGGTGCTTCAACTTTGATCGTTTTCAGCAAATCCATCATCTGGAACAGCAGCTTTTTAGGTACCGGTTTATTCGTCTTAACCGACACAAGCTCCATCTCACCATTCTCCACCAAAACACTTGTTGTTAGAATTCTCTGAGGATCTATCATCTCCTGACGTCCGTATTCGACACCTCTTTGACACTTATGTCCACTCACCGATACATGACCGTCCTCATCGAGAAACACCTCGAGCCTACACCCCACCGGGCACATGATACAGACCATTTGATCAGTTTTTATCATCAGAACACCTCCTGAGGTTCCGATCTTTGATTGTCATACTGCTAATAATCGTTCATTAGAAATTATAGCATGCTTCTCAAAATTTCCGGCACCGAATTTTGAGACCGTTGACTGATTATTAATTATTGACTTGACGTCGTTTTTGTGGTTGATTAAAATAGTTTCCGGTTGAGAAAGTTCTTCAATACTGCCTTCCCTTGAAATACGTTTTATCTCCATATCGACTATTTCTTTGAGTAGGATACATGTAAAAAACAATTTGAACATGCGAAACGGCTAAATTAACGCAAAGAGTTCAAAACGCATAACTCAAAACTACATTATTAAACGATGAAGAGCAACCAAAAATGCCATTGAGTAGGGTGTTTTGAATAATCTCAACAACGTCCGCAAAAAGTTCCGAACTTGCTTAAGTTACCAGGTTCGAATAAGTACATCTGATAGTTTATTACCTTAATCAAATCATGGGGGACTATGTATGCTGAAAGTTTTTACGGATGGGAGCTTTAAGAACGGTTATTGTGGTGCAGCTTATATGATAACTGACAACGGCGTAGAAGTTGCATTGCAAGTCCAGGTTTGGAAATCAAAAACTAAGTTGCGAAATGTTGAAGCTGAAATCTCGGCTGCAGTGTTTGCTTTTGAAGAACTTGTCAAAATGTACGGTACCTTGAAAAACGAAGTGGTCGTTGTGGTCCATGATCTCTTCTCTTTAAAGGATCATTTGCAAAACGAAAGTGCTTCGGGAACTCAATCTCAAAAGGAACTTACTGAATCCGAGAACGAGTTCATATCTCAAATGAGCAAGAGATTCCTGGAAGCAGTGCGACACCTTGAATGTCAACTTTCTTTTGAAAAAGTTAGAGGTCATAGCCACGTAGTACACAGCAAAGTCGATTTTGCTCTTTCGACTGTAATGGCCAGACGATTATTAATAGAAAGCACAAACCGTTGCAACGAAAGCTTGGAGAAAAATTCCGAAACTTTCCCGGGAAATCCAAAACAGCGGAGTCGTGTCTTTGTCGATCCAAAGCGTTATTCTGAGTACGAATATAATTACATGGGTTTTGTGCTAAATACTTTGAAAAAACTTAAGACACCTGTAACGATTACTGAGCTAAAGCAAAAACTGCTTGAGAAAAACCCGTATCTACAGGACAAATCAAAGAATAAAAGGGATATCGAGACCCTCATATTTGACATGGTAAGTGAGGGATTTCTCAAACTAAACGAGCATGGATTTCTCGAATACAAACCCATTAAACTTGCTTACATAAAAACGGAACCTTTTCCGAGAAAATCAAAACGAGTTGTAGAAAAAGCAAAAAGTTCTTTCAACGAGTCTTTACTGCACTCTAAATACGTGCAAGATTATGTCAGGTTTCTCCAAAAGTTCATTCAATCCATGGGACGCCCCGTCAGTTACGAAGAAATTGTAAGTTACATCGAAACAAGGAAAAATCCGTGGAGGCCTGAAAAATTCAACAACACTAGTTTAGAAGAGCTGCTTGAATTCATGGTTTCGTTAGGAAAAATCGAACGAGACGAGGTTGGAAGGTATTACGCTATTTCGTTAGGTGTTCGTCTAAAGCTTTCGCAAAACGAATTGCAACAGTAAAACTCGAATGTCCAAACTTGTTGTAAAAGTCAGTCACCACGAGACTTTGCGAAGTGATTCCAGATAAAGAACAACGCCCCACATGGGGCGAATTTTTGTTTACAGAAATTTAAGGTTCTAAAGTTTCGCACTTCAGTGCGTGGATACAGAGCTTTGGTATTTTCATTTGGTATAACATAACCAAGCACCAGCGTTAATTAACAAACATAGAGGAACATCGCACATGGTAGAATTAAGTCCTCACGCCACGCAAAATTTTAAATCGCTTATCATTTTCTCAGGATTCCAAAGTATAGAAAGTACCTTTTAAATGCCTACGTTAAAACAGAACTCAGCAATATAATCAAAGAAATTGCCCAGCAATTTGGTTTTGAAATCTTAGCATCAGAAGTTATGCCAGACCATGTGCACTTGTTCCTTTCGGCACCTCCAAAGTACAGCCCTGCTGAGATTATAAAAATCGTCAAAGGAACTACTGCAAGAAAGCTCAGAACTAAATTCCCAACACTGCGCAATTCAAAACATTTGTGGACAGACTCTTATTTTGTTGCAACGCACGGTAACGTATCTGCTGAAACTATCAGGAGGTACATTGAAGAATGCCAGAATTTGTAACTAAGTGCTTTGTCTTAGACCTGTCAAGCAAAACAGATAAGAAGCTTGCTATAATTTTCGGACACCTAACATATTCAGCATCCAAGCTGTGGAATGTTGCTAACTACGTGGTAGAGAAGAACGGTGTTTCTATCTACGAACTCGAGCATAAGCTCAAAGATAACTTCTTTGCTCGTAACTTGCACTCTCAAAGTGCTCAAGCTGTCCTCCAGAAGCTTCAAGTTGCTTGGAAGAATACGTTCGATAAGCATACCAAACGTCCACGATATCAGCCCAAGAACGGGCATTTCCCAGTGACTTGAATTCGTTGGTCACAAGCTCAGGTTGTCTCTCTCAAAGCAAACCAAGGACTACCTCAAATCAGCCCACGGAATCGAGTCCAAGTACGTATGGATAGAGTTGCCCAAAACTCTATCGCTCGATTCAGTGAAGATTCAGCAAGTTGAACTTGTTCCGTATCAAGCTTTTGGACACATTTCTTATGCACTCAGGATAATCTACAGGGAACCTATCCAAGATCTCAAAGAGAGACTAAAAGCAGTGCCTGATAGACAAAACCTCAGGACTTCTAAGCGATTGCACAGACTCTATCGATACAGACAAAACTACGTTAACAACTTCGTGCACAAAGCATCAAGGAGTATCGTCGATTACTGCGTTGAAAATGGTGTTTGAGTAATAGTTGTTGGCGAACTTAACCATGGGATAAACTAACATCGATATCGGTAGCCACAACAACCAAAAGCTTCATCAGATGCCGTATGGCAAGTTCTTGCAAAAGCTAAAGTACAAAGCCAAAGCCTACGGTATTCAAGTCCTCCAAATTGATGAAGCATACACATCGCAGACGTGTTCGTGTTGTGGGGTAGTTGATAAAACCAACAGAAAATACCGAGGTCTGTATGTTATCTCAAGCTGTGGGATGGTCTTAAACGCAGATGTAAACGGAGCGATGAACATACTCAAGAAGGTATCTCCGAGATCCCCAAAGGGAATAGGAGTAGTGGCTTTGGCCAGCCCGGTGCGGTTAAGGTTAGTAAATTAACATACCGCTCGGAGAATCCTCGCGCTTTAGTGCGGGGAGGAGGTCAATGATATTGGTAAAAGTCCATCAGAATTTCACACTCTCCACAGTTGTTAATAGTTGCATTTAATTTCCATCCCACCTTCCCAAACCTCTCCCAGCACCTCACCATCTAAATTTGAAAGTAAATCCAGTGAATGTTCTTTTTTTGTGATTAATAACATTCCGTATCCCATGTTAAACGTTTTCATAGCCTCCTCAACGGTTACGTATCGAAGAACCCATTGCATGTAATCCGGTAACTTTCTTATTTCAACTTTCGCTCCCTTTCCCCGCAATACGCGCTTCAACGCCCTCAACAACCCTCCACCGGTAACATGGGCGAGCCCTTTTATTCTATCGAACATTTGAATCACTTCCGAGTAAATCCTCGTTCCCGCCAGTAAATCAAATGGAAGTTCGTCGGGTGATATATTCTCATCCTTCAGTATTTTTCTTATCAACGACCAACCGTTTGAGTGAAAACCAGAGGCCGGTAATCCAATGATGATGTCCCCCGGTTCTATGGTATCGACCGGCAGCTTACGCTTGAGGATTCCCACACAAAATCCCGCAACGTCCCATTCACGTTCGCTGTAGATCGACGGAATTTCAGCTGTTTCACCCGCTACCAGCGCCATGCCAAGTTTTGCAAGCTCTTGCTGTAGAAATTCGATGAACTTGTAGTGTACTTGGTCTATGTGATGTACACCAAGATAGTCCACGAACGCCAAAGGTTGGCCCCCGACACAAACGATGTCGTTGTAGTTCATAGCAATGAGATCTATTGCTGCCTCGCACAGTCTTCCAAGCTCAATTTCGAGAAGTAACTTAGAGCCTATCCCGTCCGCCGTTAAAACTATGGGAGGATTTGTAATATTGAGAATTGTTGCGTATCCGGTTGGTTCTTTAATGACCCACTCCGGTAGGAAGACCTCGGATTTTATAAAATCGGTGAACTCATCGTTTCTTCCAACATCCACGCCAGAATCAGCGTAGGTGTACTTTTTATTATCCATATTGGATCCCTCCGCTCACTCATCTATAGGGCAGCTATATCGGTTCTGTAAAACATTCCTTCAAAGTGCACTTTTGAAACGTTTTGGTAGGCTTCTTCCCTTGCCTTTTCCAACGTCGAACCTCTTCCCATCGCGTGGATCACACGTCCACCGGAGACGTACAATCTACCGTCAGTTTCCGAAACCCCGGCAAAATAGTAGAAGCCCCCAGGTTCAACGATAATTTCTTGCCCTTTTCTCGGGAACTCCGGATAACCTTCGGAAGCGATCACAACATCAACTGCGTAGTGATTTGGATAATATTCTTGGAATGGCTCCCCAGCGAAAGCCTTAAGAACATTTTCAACGAAGTGTTCTGGATCCATGTATACTATCACTTCGGTTTCCGGGTCTCCCAACCGTACGTTGAACTCCAGCACGTAAGGCTCATCGTTCACAAGCATCAGTCCAGCATAAAGAAATCCCTTATAGAATATCCCTTCCTTCTCCAAGCCGAAAAGTGTTTTTGAGAAAATCTCTTCTATCTTTGCTTTCAATTTGCCATCAACGTGCACCGGTCCGTAAGCACCCATACCCCCGGTGTTGGGACCCACATTCCCTGTAAACGCACGCTTGTAGTCTCTCGTGAACGGGAGTAACGCAAACTTGCGCCCGTGGACAATACCAATAGCCGACAATTCCTTTCCCCGAAGGAACTCTTCTACTACAAGTTTTCCGCTAACTCCTTTCACGAAATCCCCTTTCATCATTTTTACACCAACTTCGTACGCTTGTTCTTTACCCTGCGCAATGACGACACCCTTTCCTTGCGCAAGTCCGTCGAGTTTGAGCACGAAGGGTGGGGTAAATTTCTCCAGGGCTTTCAGGAGACTTTCTTCATCGTCAGCTATCTCGTATCGAGCCGTTGGAATATCGTACTTCATCATAAACGACTTTGCGAAACATTTTGAAGCTTCGAGAAACGCACCCTTACTGTCCGGGCCAAATACGTTCGGCCTTCCATCGGCAACCCCCATCGCGAGGTATTCTTCGGACCCAGGAATCACTAAATCGTACTCACCAAGTGCGTCCCAGGATTCAACCTTCACATTTCGGCCACAACGAGCTGTTCCGGCATTGCCAGGATAGAAATCAACCTGAAATCCCGCCTGCAAAAATGCCCAACCTATGGCATGTTCGCGACCACCACTACCAAGTATTAGTACTTTCTCCACAACTCCACCCCCATTGTGGTGCAATTGTAACCTCAGTGCCTGAAAACCCTTACCGGGGACTTGTAGAAAGAAATTCCAGCTCTTTGAGCGTAATCTAAGACCTCCTGGTCTCTTATTGAGCCAAGAGGTGCTACAACGCATTTCACACCGGCGTTAACTAAAATTTCGAGACTGTCGGTGAACGGGAAGAACGCATCGGAACATGCAACAGCTCCTTTAGCCTTTTCACCAGCCAAACTCACGGCAATCCATGCGGCCCTTTTTCTCGAAGGTTGACCCCCACCAATTCCCACGGTAACGCCGTTTTTGACGATTACTATCGCGTTGGATTTGACTCCTTCGGCAACGATCAATGAAAACATAACTTCATTGATATCTTGCGGTTCACCAAAGAGAAGCTCTGGAGTCCCGTCGAACCTGCGCTCCGATACGATAAGACTACCGAACGCAAGCTTCGCGTTGTAAGGAGTGTAGTCCTTCGGCCTTATCAACCTCACTTTTTTCTTCGAGAGTAGTTGGACAGCGTCATCCTCGAAATCGGGTGCGACGATGACTTCGAGGTATGTTTTTAAAGATTCGGCGATCTCACGGTTTATCGGAAAGGAAGTGGCGAGAATCCCTCCGTAACTCGATTCCGCATCAGCCTGTATTGCAAGGTTCACGCAGTCTACACGCGTCCTACCTGGTATCAAATAAGCTGCTCCACATGGATTCTGGTGCTTTACTACGACCGCGCCTCCACCAATCCGGTTCAGGTTTGAGGCAACTATCCACGCCGCCTCAGCGTCGAGTATGTTGTTGAACGAAAGTTGCTTTCCCTCGTGGAGTACATCGAACGCAGGAACTCCAAAAACGAAGGCTGTTTCGTGGGGATTTTCACCGTACCTGAGATCCAAAATCGCCTTTTCCAAACATATTCGCTCTGCTGAAGAGAAAGACATCATAACCCCTCCTCGTCGAGCCAGCGGAATTTCCGACCAACGATTTCAAACGGCCTGTAGAGTAACTCTCGAATAACTCTCCAGTACCATTCGTGCTCGATCTGGTGGATTTTTTCTTCAAGTTGCTCCAAACTCCAACTTTCGTCAACTTCTAAGGCCTTCTGGAAGATGATCGGTCCAGTATCGACACCTTTATCGACGATATGCACCGTAACGCCAGTGACCTTGACCCCGTATTCGTAAGCCTGAACGATGGCATCTTTTCCGGGAAAAGCAGGTAATAAGGAGGGATGAATATTCACAATCCTCGGAAAATACTTTTCCACGAGGTTCTCCGGGATAATCCGCATAAAGCCGGCAAGAACGATCAAGTGCGGATTTATTTGATCGATTATCTCATCGAAACTTTTATGCCATGGTTTGGAAAGAAGATAGCTTCTTATCCCAAAATTCCGTGCAATCTCCAAAGCTCCACATTCGCGGTCGACTAAGAGACACTCGAGAGTAGCATTCAATAGTCCAGTACTGACTGCCTCGGCTATCTTTTCGAAATTACTTCCCCTTCCGGATGCCGCGACCACGATCCTGGGCTTCACTGAACCGGATACTCCAGGTCGAAACAACCTGTACATATACCCTTCACCCCGCATTTTTCGAACACCTCTTTAAAACGCTCAACCGAAAGGTAGAAAATGCGATCAGCCCCTATCGATTTTGCAAGTTCTTCGATCTCCAAATTAGAAGCGATCAGCTCGCTACGTCTTGAGGTGTCTATACCGTAATAGCAAGGGCCTTTAACCGGTGGCGAATGAATACCTACGTAAATTCTTTTAGCACCAGCTTCCCTCACCATTTCGACGATGATTCTCATCGTCGTACCGCGAACTATGGAATCGTCAATTAAAATGACTTCCCTACCATCGATCACGCTCTTTATGGGAGCAAGTTTCCGCCTCACAATATTTTGTCGATCCTTCGGCATGATAAAGCTTCGGCCAAGGTAATGGTTACGTATCAGGCCAAGGTCAAGAGGGATACCGGAAACGAGACTGTAGCCAATGGCTCCGGAAAAACCACTGTCAAGTACTGGAACGATAACGTCCGCATACACCTTAGACTCTTCAAAGAGCTTCTGTCCGAGTTTTTTTCTAACTTCGTGCACGTTCACTCCGTAAAAATTACTATCGGGCCTTGCAAAGTAAACGAACTCGAACGAACAGAACCGATCTTTTCGCTCGGCAAACCTGATAACCTTAGGTTGGTTTGTTTCATCGAACAGGACCATCGTTCCTGGATCGATTTCAGCGATGTCCGTAGCACCGATAGCATGCAACGCCGCATCTTCCGAAGCCACTACGTATCCATCGTCGTATCGACCGTAAAAAAGTGGGCGAATTCCAAACGGATCACGGGCGGCGGCTATGAAGGTTTCATGCATAACAAGGAGAGCATAAGCGGCGGGAATTCTCGAAAGGGTCCACTGGAGGGAATTTACCGGATCTGTGTATGGCGCGATCGAAAAGTAGTGGATGAACAATTCCGAATCCAGCGTGGTGGAGAATATACCACCATTCTCCATCACGAACTTTCTTCTGAGCGGTGCATCGTAGATATTCCCGTTGTGGGCAATCGCAATAGTACCCTTGAGGGTGTGTGCGGAAATTGGTTGGATTTCTGAAATGGAGCCGAAGGTGGAGTATCGAACGTGACCGATACCTTTGGAACCTTCCACGAAGCGTTCATCGGTAAGAACGGATTCTACAAGACCAAGTCCTTTTACACTCTTGAATCCCTCTAACACAACACCGGCCGCCTGTTGACCACGGTGTTGAAGGGCAAGTAGTAAATCATGAATCACGTTGTAGGAGTCTACAACGTTCCATGCACCTGCTATTCCACACATCTTTGTCCCCCCACGGCTTACTTTTCTTACCCTGTTAATCTATGTGTTGCTTCATTCCCTTTCTTAAACAACGGTGTTTAACAACATTCCTATCAGGAATTCAGGCATCTTCATGCCGAACATCAGTGCGTTCATCGCCATCGTGAGCATTATTATCTGCTCGGATAACTTTTCACGTTCGAGCGGATCTTTTTCGTAGGCGAGTTTCCGATAGAGCTCGTCTATTTTCTGTTGGATCTTCGATCTTCTTAAATCCTGGTCCGACGCACCCTGGTCTGTTCCGTTCACCGGTTCGCCGGTATCGCCGGTGTTACCTTTATCTCTACTTCCAGGTACGTAAATCCACACCTTGGTCTTTCCTGCAACAGCAGCGATGAACGAACCACGTTTCCGGAGGTCAAGATAAATACCACCCGATATTATAAACCCACCTTGCTCCGCCGCTTCTTTTTTAAAATCTAAATAATTTGCTATTTCTTGATTAAGAACTCTCAGAATGCTCTGGCTTGCAGGAGCGCCGGATGCAATCCCAGGTTCACCTGGATCAAGTTTGTATCCCAGAACTGGGTTTGAAATCACCGGCGAAAACCTTACGCTCGTAACCGCTCCTACCCCATCGTCTCATCTCCGACAAACTCGGAGGTCACCGCGCTGTTCAACTTCTCACATCGAACTTTTCGAGATTACCTTCAGTGCTTCCTTTAGAAGTTCCGAAATGTTGTACTTTTTGCCGTCCTTGAAACTTGCCTTAGCATGCTTAACGGCCGTTTTAGCCACGGAGCGACTGTATCCAAGTGCAACGAGTGCTTCTATGGCCTCCAATTCGTTGTCATCGATTCCCGTGAGTTCGAACTCATCTTTCAGCTCCATAACGATACGCTCGGCTGTCTTTTTCCCGATTCCTGGTACAGTTGAAAGCTTTTCAACATCACCCGCCGCGATCATGTTCGCCAAAGCTTCTGGAGACACTGAAGAGAGTATTTTAACTGCTGTTTTAGGTCCCAGTTTCGACACTTTAATCAGCTTTTCGAATAGATTTCTCTTTTCCTTGGAGTCAAATCCGTAAATCGTCACGTCCTCTTGTGATACAACCAGCTTTGCGAAGACAGTGACAACGTCACCAACTGAGGCGTTTGCAAAGCTTTCCGCATCGGTCAGGATTCGAAGAACGATATTTCCAAGATCTATCAACACACAACCTTCTGAACGACCAACGAACTTTCCACTCAGACTCTCCAGCATAGCTCCGGCTCCGTCCAACTCCATTCGAAGCTCGCAAAGTTATCGATTTGACTCCCTCAAGCCGAAAATCTTCAACGCATTATCGTGAATTATCTGGACGGTAGTCTCCAGGCTTTGCTCCATTATTTCCGCGATTTTGGTAGCCACGTAAACCACGTAAGTTGGTTCATTCCTTTTCCCACGAAAGTGCTGGGGTG encodes the following:
- a CDS encoding zinc ribbon domain-containing protein, whose amino-acid sequence is MQVVDKTNRKHRGLYVCSSCGMVLNADVNGAVNTLKEVSPRSQKGIGVGALASPVRLRLVS
- a CDS encoding alpha/beta hydrolase family protein, whose protein sequence is MRFSRNATKKFALKILLLIAAVVLGFWNAVLTLLVIFIFNIPLIRKAVFGKLPTDPGRKGYARSETHEYITGRFIDIYYPDCYSHAKGVVMFAHGGGWISGYKRQPNNMSWYRFLLSQGFIVASIEYSRGYKAGIELLISELESAIKFLNGKFQTKISLMGLSAGGHLALLTASRNYQLVKNVISYYAPSDLLDIWESPSIFARIAALATLKRLPSKDKNIYAKYSPVNNVHGSFPPTLLVHGLKDDVVPYISSVKMFKKLKEQRVHVKLLLHPSGGHGFEFVQRDGRTVEILQKTIAFLEEKLW
- a CDS encoding alpha/beta hydrolase — translated: MVSFDYTGQITDVTEGFIFKAKRFRVKLVKFRSLYRAPERGTEHVEYYLFDPKEEPAGLLFLLHGLGTTNIPFILWMATHLANAGIRVIVPILPGNFTRVAHGSVSGKDFFDPDPTRATKFWEQSVVDVLSIIDHLKMTSQWLDNAYMFGFCLGGMVAVMINAVRDVFKKTILMTVGGEMATLMWHSPTLSFFRRSVEKIRKSERFKEDLHEASVMKEVYAKQLGTLKEHHDVKSLQESDIHPYLKLDPIAYAKYVNRDKIIFVEALFDRALPRRSRRMLWEALGKPKRYIIPSGHVTWLPLQFFVAKFILKVMGIKELKKHLELMRKIEIEEKK
- a CDS encoding DUF1667 domain-containing protein encodes the protein MIKTDQMVCIMCPVGCRLEVFLDEDGHVSVSGHKCQRGVEYGRQEMIDPQRILTTSVLVENGEMELVSVKTNKPVPKKLLFQMMDLLKTIKVEAPVSMGDVLVKDILGTGADIVATRTVLRKQ
- the tnpA gene encoding IS200/IS605 family transposase yields the protein MAYHFLRIPKYRKYLLNAYVKTELSNIIKEIAQQFGFEILASEVMPDHVHLFLSAPPKYSPAEIIKIVKGTTARKLRTKFPTLRNSKHLWTDSYFVATHGNVSAETIRRYIEECQNL
- a CDS encoding zinc ribbon domain-containing protein, which translates into the protein MPYGKFLQKLKYKAKAYGIQVLQIDEAYTSQTCSCCGVVDKTNRKYRGLYVISSCGMVLNADVNGAMNILKKVSPRSPKGIGVVALASPVRLRLVN
- a CDS encoding phosphoribosylformylglycinamidine cyclo-ligase; its protein translation is MDNKKYTYADSGVDVGRNDEFTDFIKSEVFLPEWVIKEPTGYATILNITNPPIVLTADGIGSKLLLEIELGRLCEAAIDLIAMNYNDIVCVGGQPLAFVDYLGVHHIDQVHYKFIEFLQQELAKLGMALVAGETAEIPSIYSEREWDVAGFCVGILKRKLPVDTIEPGDIIIGLPASGFHSNGWSLIRKILKDENISPDELPFDLLAGTRIYSEVIQMFDRIKGLAHVTGGGLLRALKRVLRGKGAKVEIRKLPDYMQWVLRYVTVEEAMKTFNMGYGMLLITKKEHSLDLLSNLDGEVLGEVWEGGMEIKCNY
- the purD gene encoding phosphoribosylamine--glycine ligase, with the translated sequence MEKVLILGSGGREHAIGWAFLQAGFQVDFYPGNAGTARCGRNVKVESWDALGEYDLVIPGSEEYLAMGVADGRPNVFGPDSKGAFLEASKCFAKSFMMKYDIPTARYEIADDEESLLKALEKFTPPFVLKLDGLAQGKGVVIAQGKEQAYEVGVKMMKGDFVKGVSGKLVVEEFLRGKELSAIGIVHGRKFALLPFTRDYKRAFTGNVGPNTGGMGAYGPVHVDGKLKAKIEEIFSKTLFGLEKEGIFYKGFLYAGLMLVNDEPYVLEFNVRLGDPETEVIVYMDPEHFVENVLKAFAGEPFQEYYPNHYAVDVVIASEGYPEFPRKGQEIIVEPGGFYYFAGVSETDGRLYVSGGRVIHAMGRGSTLEKAREEAYQNVSKVHFEGMFYRTDIAAL
- a CDS encoding bifunctional phosphoribosylaminoimidazolecarboxamide formyltransferase/inosine monophosphate cyclohydrolase is translated as MSFSSAERICLEKAILDLRYGENPHETAFVFGVPAFDVLHEGKQLSFNNILDAEAAWIVASNLNRIGGGAVVVKHQNPCGAAYLIPGRTRVDCVNLAIQADAESSYGGILATSFPINREIAESLKTYLEVIVAPDFEDDAVQLLSKKKVRLIRPKDYTPYNAKLAFGSLIVSERRFDGTPELLFGEPQDINEVMFSLIVAEGVKSNAIVIVKNGVTVGIGGGQPSRKRAAWIAVSLAGEKAKGAVACSDAFFPFTDSLEILVNAGVKCVVAPLGSIRDQEVLDYAQRAGISFYKSPVRVFRH
- the purN gene encoding phosphoribosylglycinamide formyltransferase produces the protein MYRLFRPGVSGSVKPRIVVAASGRGSNFEKIAEAVSTGLLNATLECLLVDRECGALEIARNFGIRSYLLSKPWHKSFDEIIDQINPHLIVLAGFMRIIPENLVEKYFPRIVNIHPSLLPAFPGKDAIVQAYEYGVKVTGVTVHIVDKGVDTGPIIFQKALEVDESWSLEQLEEKIHQIEHEWYWRVIRELLYRPFEIVGRKFRWLDEEGL